CCTTCGAAAGATGAGACATATTGTCAGAAATAATTCCCCGTTTTTGGTGACAAGAGTATAAGTCATCCGTTTGGATGGACCAGTCTTTGGGATCGCCATACGCGCTGTGAGAGGTCGGATACTGGTACCACGGTGACGTCTTCACAACCGGAACTGGTATTCCGCCCGTCATAGGCTGCTTGTCGTATATTCtaatggaagaaaaaaaatcagatatCAATGTAGTCAAAATGAATTTGCTCCAATGTATATTCATTGAATCTacaaagaatatacatgtatcaatataatATCATAAAAGAATTGTTTCTTATAACGTACGAACCTAGGTGGTGTTCGATTGGAAATTGCAGAATGAATGACTGAAGCTGGGGTAGCGCCGGTTACAGGACTACTAGCCGATAGCATGTTAGTGTCATTCTTAGTCACACAGTTCAATTTCGGACTTTCCCCTGGGTCTGATCTAGGTGTAGATATAGGACTGGGGTGAATGTTTTGACTCGCCTTTGTACAATGCCACGATGACGTATTGTTTATGACGTTTACCCGCGTAGAattgttgttgtatatattaACAGGAGGGCTTCCCATGTGGTCTGAGTTTCTGGAGGACTGCAGTGACCTCGGACTAGCAGCGTTTTTAATCACTGAACTGTGATGAAGGGGCATCGTTGCACTCATTCCCTGATTCGTTCCAATATCAGACGGAGAACATATCACCTTGGTTTCTTTAAACAAAGTAGAGGTCGTCGACAGACAAGGATTATGTCCTACAATCCCATCAACTCCATTATACATGGCAGACGACCTTAGATCTACCGGCTCTATTGACCCATTTAGTCTCGTAGGAAGTCTCTCGTTGCCATAGTCATATGCATATTTTCGATAATCGTTGTCATAGCGACCGACGTCTTCACCATAATGGACCTTTTTAGCGATATCCAAGTCATACGAATTGAATCCGTACTTTGACACGTCGTAACCGAACTTGGCTGGCTGAGCCATCAGATCTGAATAGCTGTTGCCCGGATAAGCTAAAGTATGCTGGTATTGTCTGTGCGGATCTAGATAATATCCATTAGTGTAGGCGTGTTTTTCAGTGTCTGCCAGACGGTAGCTGTCCGTTGTAGGATATACGGACCCGTGAAAACTAGCATAACCTCGATAAATGTCAGGTTCGATCGCAGACGGATACGGGTATAAAAGATCGGGTTTGAAATCTGCGCCCTCGTATCCATTATATTGCGGGTATCCCGCATATCCATTTAGCACAGGCTCACGGGGGCATTTTCGCTTCCGTCCAGGACTTTGTATATAGTTTTCACGGACACAATTTTTCTGTTTCttgtttttcacatttttcatttttgatacaACTTCGTCATTTGGAAAATCGAATCCTGAGCAAATGTCTAAGTCTAGTAAGGGGTAGGGCAATTTAAATTCGTTTCCTCTTTTGTGGAAAAGATCGGCTCCTTCGTCATCACTGTAACATAAACCATACATCCAATCATGTACAATCATTTGAAAACCTTTAACATCCCtacatttaatgaaaatttaacattacacttgaaaacctttaaaatcctttgatttaatgaaaaattaacatTACACTTGAAAACCTTTAAAATCCTTTggtttaatgaaaatttaacatCACACTTGAAAACctttagaatactttgatttaattaatattttgatattgcaTTGCATATGAAAgcctttaattttttattttgacttaatggaaatttgaaattgcattgcATTTGAAAGCCATTGAAATCCTTTGacaatatgtaattaaaaattttaatattgtGTTGCATATG
Above is a genomic segment from Ostrea edulis chromosome 3, xbOstEdul1.1, whole genome shotgun sequence containing:
- the LOC125674043 gene encoding single-minded homolog 1-A-like; the encoded protein is MYATKRRRRTVKTQKTPAKDPPKSNPSKRHRERLNSELDHLASLLPFEQSVISKLDKLSILRLAVSYLRTKSYFAAVLPDRYNLDNHHLIGRSHLFHEPGFSEGDSILQALYGFMVVITCDGEVFYASRTVEQYLGFHQSDIIHQSVMELIHSEDREEFKRQLSWNSTLPQDKANLSLHELMMPENSRFLHRSFTVRFRCLLDNTSGFITLEISGWIRVLHGQNVRSEEPQLALFATCCPFGPLSLMDIPSRELTFKSKHKMDFSPMSMDNRGKATFGYSDRELATKSGYDLIHPDDLNYFSSAHQELIKTGSSGLIAYRWCTKEFRWLWLQSSCKVIYKNSKPDFVICTHRQLTDDEGADLFHKRGNEFKLPYPLLDLDICSGFDFPNDEVVSKMKNVKNKKQKNCVRENYIQSPGRKRKCPREPVLNGYAGYPQYNGYEGADFKPDLLYPYPSAIEPDIYRGYASFHGSVYPTTDSYRLADTEKHAYTNGYYLDPHRQYQHTLAYPGNSYSDLMAQPAKFGYDVSKYGFNSYDLDIAKKVHYGEDVGRYDNDYRKYAYDYGNERLPTRLNGSIEPVDLRSSAMYNGVDGIVGHNPCLSTTSTLFKETKVICSPSDIGTNQGMSATMPLHHSSVIKNAASPRSLQSSRNSDHMGSPPVNIYNNNSTRVNVINNTSSWHCTKASQNIHPSPISTPRSDPGESPKLNCVTKNDTNMLSASSPVTGATPASVIHSAISNRTPPRIYDKQPMTGGIPVPVVKTSPWYQYPTSHSAYGDPKDWSIQTDDLYSCHQKRGIISDNMSHLSKVIT